The region CCGGCGTCGTGTTCTTGTCGGCCGCGGTAACGGGGCCGACCGCGGGCAGCGCCAGCGACGACAACGGCGTGCTGACGGCCTCGCTGGGCGACCTGGCGCCGGGAGAGAACGAAACCGTCACCATTGACGTGATGCCCACCGTAAGCGGCTCGCTGACGGCCTCGGACTTCGCCACCGACATCAACGGCGACGGCAACCTGGCGAACAATCAGCAGACCGAGAACACGACCGTCAACAGCACTTCGGGGGCGAACACGGCGGATCTCTCGGTAAACACCAGTTCGCCCGGCTCGCTCGTCGTCGGTCAGGCCGGCACCTACACGATCACCGTCACGAACAATGGGGCAAACACCGCCTCGAACCTGAAGCTGTGGGAGCAAATCCCCGCGGGCGTCGACTATCTGCAAGCGACCACCAGCCAGGGCGGCGTGCAGATTCACGGCGCCGGCGACCAATTCATCAGCGCCAATCTCGGCAGTCTGGCGCAAAGCGCCAGCGCCACCATCACGCTCGTTATGACGCCGACGAGCACCGCCGCGTTTTCCAATCAAGTGGAGGCGACTACCGATTCGGGGCTCAACGACGTCTCAAGTGCCATATCGACTAGCAACACACTGACGCCCACCACCGGCAGCGGCGCCGTCCATCTGGAGGTCACCACCACACCGTCGGCGACTTCGGCCTACGTTGGCCAGGCACTGACCTACACCATCACGGTCACGAACCAAAGTTCGGCGATCGCCCATAATGTGGCGCTTACCGGTCCACTGCCGCCGGCCATGACGTTCGTCTCCGCCGCGTCGGCTTCGGGCACGACCTCGAGCGGCGCCGCCACCGGCACGCTCAGCTACCTGAACGGCTCGGTGATCGACGCGATCGGCAACCTGGACGGCGGCAAAAGCGTTACGCTCACGCTCGTGGTGACGCCCAACGTCGCAACCACGTTGACCAACACGTCCATCGCCACCAGCGACAGCGGCGTGACCACGAGCGATAACATTTCGCAAAACACGGCGGTCAGCGGCACGCTGCCGCCCTCCACGGCCGCCGACCTGGTCGTCACCAAAACCGACTCCGCGAACGGCGCCGCGGTGAGCGCCGGAGAGCGGCTCACCTACACCATCACCGTCAAGAACCAAAGCGCCGCCAATTCGGCCAGCAACGTCGTGCTTAGCGACATGCTGCCTGCCGCGGAAAGCTACCTCTCCAGCAGCGCCACGCTGGGAACGATCGGCGAGTCGAACGGCCTCGTGACGGACGACATCGGGAGCCTTGCTCCAGGCCAGACAGAGACCCTGCAGATCGTCGTCGATGTGACACAAAACGGCACCGTCAGCAACACCGCCACGGCGACCACCGACTCCGGGGTCGTGAATCCGGCTACGATTTCAGCCACCGATACCTCGGGGACGGGAACCGGCGGCGGTGGGGGCGGAGGCGGAGGAAGCGCCGACCTGGCCCTCACGCTGGCCCATGCGACCGACAACGGGGCGCTCGTGCCGGGGCAGGCCCTCACCTACACCGTCACGGTCACCAACACCGATGCCAGCAACACCGCGGCGGGCGTGGCGATCGCCGACCCCCTGCCGGCGAACGTGACCTTCGTCTCGGCCGCGTCGAGCATCGGTTCCGGCAGCAGCGCCACGTTGGCCGGCAGCGTCAGCGAGTCGGGCGGCTCGGTGACCGACGACCTCGGCAACTTGGCCGCGGGTCAGACGGCCACCTTGACCATCGTCGTCATGCCCACGCAGGCCGGCACGCTGAGCGATTCCGCCTCGGTGACCTCCACCACCAGCGACCCGAATCCGGCGAACAACAGCGCCACCGATACGGCCTCCGTGGCCGCGGTTCCGGCCTCGGCCGCCACGCTGGCCATCACCAACACCGCTGCGCCCACTACCGTCGCCGCCGGCGGGATCGTGAAGTACACAATCGCCGTGACGAACTCCGGCGGCAATTCGGCCGGCAACGTCGTGGTCACCGAACTGCTCCCCGCCGGCCAACATTACACGTCGGGCAGCTCGACCGTCGGCGCCGTCACCGTTACCGATGGCTTCGTCACGGCCGATCTAGACACGCTGGCGGGCGGCAGCACCGCGACCGTGACCTTGTTTATCACGCCCGACGTGACCGGCATCGTGCAGAGCACGGCCGTGGTAACGACTGATTCCGGCGTCGTCAATCCGAGCAACAGCAGCGCGCAGGCCAGCATCCTTGTTGCCGGCGGCGGCGGTGGAGGCGGTGGTGAAGCCAACCTCACGGTCAGCAACTTGCCTTCGTCATCGAATCCCTTGGCAGGGCAAGAACTCACCTATACCGTGACCGTCAGCAACACGGGCACGGGCGACGCCGACAGCGTGGTCATCTCGGATGCGTTGCCGGCCGGCGTCACGCTCGTTTCCGAAACCACCAATCGCGGAACGATCGAAGCCGGCGGCGGCACGGTCACGGCCGACGTGGGACTGCTGACCTCGCAACAGAGCGTCACCATCACGATCACGGTCGCCACCACGTCGGCGGGCACGCTCAGCGACACGGCCGTCGTCACCACGACTTCGCCGGACAGCAATAGCAACCCCACGGCCACGGCCACCGTCACCGTTGCCGGCGGTGGTTCGGGCGTGGTCGCTTATTTGCCCGGCCAGCCCGGCGACGGCACCGACGCGACCTTCATCGGCAACGTGTTTCGGGAGCTGCTGGACCGCACTCCCGACGCCGGCGGTGAAGCGTACTGGCTTTCGTTCTTGTCCGCAGGCTCCAATCCGGTCCTGCAGCAAGACTTCATGGTGCAGGCGATCCTCGGCTCGAACGAGTACCAGACACATTTCGTCGAAATGGTTTACGAGAACTTCCTGTTCCGGCTGGCCGACCCGAACGGACTGCAGTTCTTCGTCGGTCAGCTTGCGGCGGGCATCAGCGAGCAGCTCGTCATGGCCGAAGTCATCACGGCCCCGGAATACGAGCTGCGTCACGGCGGCAGCACCAAAGGCTTCGTCGACGGTCTCTATCAAGATATTTTGGGCCGCTCCTTCGACCCGCTGGGTGAGTCGTTCTGGGTCGAGCTG is a window of Pirellulales bacterium DNA encoding:
- a CDS encoding DUF4214 domain-containing protein, which encodes MRFIWLERCFPGRRLQPGRRQKRHRRGAVLAAPETLESRALLTAQLQVAQSGVVQNTVVDGQLLDDTYQVSNVGTNSATSVKFTDTLPAGVDFVAESTSLGTISESGGVVTAQLGTLAPGHTVTVDVQMTASGAGTLSNQVSVAASNATTETATSTTTATVASLGADLAVSGSSTPAQALPGNDLQYSFTVVNDSTTNSAPGALLTTQLPAGVVFLSAAVTGPTAGSASDDNGVLTASLGDLAPGENETVTIDVMPTVSGSLTASDFATDINGDGNLANNQQTENTTVNSTSGANTADLSVNTSSPGSLVVGQAGTYTITVTNNGANTASNLKLWEQIPAGVDYLQATTSQGGVQIHGAGDQFISANLGSLAQSASATITLVMTPTSTAAFSNQVEATTDSGLNDVSSAISTSNTLTPTTGSGAVHLEVTTTPSATSAYVGQALTYTITVTNQSSAIAHNVALTGPLPPAMTFVSAASASGTTSSGAATGTLSYLNGSVIDAIGNLDGGKSVTLTLVVTPNVATTLTNTSIATSDSGVTTSDNISQNTAVSGTLPPSTAADLVVTKTDSANGAAVSAGERLTYTITVKNQSAANSASNVVLSDMLPAAESYLSSSATLGTIGESNGLVTDDIGSLAPGQTETLQIVVDVTQNGTVSNTATATTDSGVVNPATISATDTSGTGTGGGGGGGGGSADLALTLAHATDNGALVPGQALTYTVTVTNTDASNTAAGVAIADPLPANVTFVSAASSIGSGSSATLAGSVSESGGSVTDDLGNLAAGQTATLTIVVMPTQAGTLSDSASVTSTTSDPNPANNSATDTASVAAVPASAATLAITNTAAPTTVAAGGIVKYTIAVTNSGGNSAGNVVVTELLPAGQHYTSGSSTVGAVTVTDGFVTADLDTLAGGSTATVTLFITPDVTGIVQSTAVVTTDSGVVNPSNSSAQASILVAGGGGGGGGEANLTVSNLPSSSNPLAGQELTYTVTVSNTGTGDADSVVISDALPAGVTLVSETTNRGTIEAGGGTVTADVGLLTSQQSVTITITVATTSAGTLSDTAVVTTTSPDSNSNPTATATVTVAGGGSGVVAYLPGQPGDGTDATFIGNVFRELLDRTPDAGGEAYWLSFLSAGSNPVLQQDFMVQAILGSNEYQTHFVEMVYENFLFRLADPNGLQFFVGQLAAGISEQLVMAEVITAPEYELRHGGSTKGFVDGLYQDILGRSFDPLGESFWVELLDSGQVAPYVAVDAFLGSTEAEQLLLNNSTGSALDDLTVGGWNQLYFQGNLTANAQDLFFNELASQTPYQTVIRNMLETGQYFDAGQTFLP